Proteins from a single region of Calonectris borealis chromosome 14, bCalBor7.hap1.2, whole genome shotgun sequence:
- the TSSC4 gene encoding U5 small nuclear ribonucleoprotein TSSC4 has product MGDQDAGEPFLGIVAGGATDYEGALPSDTVSLSDSDSDDLGLADEAEVDTISPEEPSVDDGDYRSGETPDASNSSRRSPVQPFHLRGMSSTFSLRSQSIFDCLEEAAKLSVPSMPEDNVVDGRFKRPLPPTTVSGNMVPESLGKQAKPAQAPKTSPAVPDYVAYPERWTKYSLDGVSESSDKTNRAAAMEFLEGLKKRGQEQSSATQDSYTPYFNQDPSSCGAGRIVFTRPAKRGADGLEKKTSAGEDDKKHMKIDLKGKSLKKTDDLREEDKIELGHLDSGSGKATEEEECMMVGDLDTEGISARFSGAGEEPSVETVGFHCSKKKNRKNFRPKADDEGEEEES; this is encoded by the coding sequence ATGGGAGATCAGGATGCAGGTGAACCCTTTCTGGGGATAGTGGCTGGTGGTGCCACAGACTACGAAGGAGCTCTGCCCTCAGACACGGTGTCACTCAGCGATTCTGATTCCGATGATTTGGGATTAGCGGATGAAGCGGAAGTTGATACAATATCTCCTGAGGAGCCATCTGTAGATGATGGGGATTACAGATCAGGGGAGACCCCCGACGCTTCAAACAGCAGTCGCAGATCTCCTGTCCAGCCATTCCATCTGAGGGGCATGAGTTCTACATTCTCTCTCCGTAGCCAGAGCATTTTTGATTGCCTGGAAGAGGCAGCCAAGTTGTCTGTGCCCTCGATGCCTGAAGATAATGTTGTTGATGGGAGGTTTAAGCGTCCATTGCCTCCAACCACAGTTTCAGGTAACATGGTTCCAGAAAGCCTGGGAAAGCAAGCCAAGCCAGCGCAGGCTCCCAAAACctctcctgcagtgcctgacTATGTGGCATACCCAGAGCGCTGGACCAAATACAGCCTAGATGGAGTTTCAGAGTCTAGTGACAAGACTAACAGGGCAGCGGCCATGGAATTTCTAGAGGGTTTGAAGAAAAGAGGGCAGGAACAAAGCTCAGCTACTCAAGATAGCTACACCCCATACTTCAACCAGGATCCTTCCAGCTGTGGAGCTGGGAGGATTGTCTTCACCAGACCAGCAAAAAGGGGTGCTGAtggactggaaaagaaaacatcagcagGGGAGGATGATaagaaacacatgaaaatagATCTGAAAGGAAAATCTCTTAAGAAGACTGATGACTTGAGGGAGGAGGATAAGATAGAGCTGGGGCACCTAGATAGTGGAAGTGGAAAGGcaacagaggaggaggagtgcaTGATGGTGGGGGACCTGGATACAGAAGGTATTAGTGCAAGGTTTAGTGGCGCAGGTGAAGAGCCATCAGTGGAAACTGTTGGATTCCATTGCAGTAAGAAGAAGAATAGGAAAAATTTCCGACCTAAAGCAGATgatgaaggggaggaggaagagtccTGA